A genomic segment from Castor canadensis chromosome 1, mCasCan1.hap1v2, whole genome shotgun sequence encodes:
- the Rassf7 gene encoding ras association domain-containing protein 7 isoform X1 — translation MVLELVAMELKVWVDGIQRVVCGVSEQTTCQEVVIALAQAIGQTGRFVLVQRLREKERQLLPQECPVGAQATCGQFASDVQFVLRRTGPSLSGRPSSDNCPPPERCPVRASLPPKPRATPGHEPRKALTFSLGCPRLAPSPLPPEPETPIVPTPGCFADLQGLELRVQRNAEELGHEAFWEQELRREQAREREGQARLQALSEATAEHAARLQALDAQACALEAELRLATEAPGPPSATASATERLRQDLAIQERQSVEVQGSLALVSRALEAAEHALQAQAQELEELNRELRQCNLQQFIQQTGAALPPPPRLDRVPPGTQDFLPPAREETLQGAPQNRVTVPSLSPEGMSAPSHLWDGPSFGLNLLSPCLPYSFPHVAELLEVAASAPLGLAEDR, via the exons ATGGTCTTGGAGCTGGTGGCCATGGAACTGAAAGTATGGGTGGATGGCATCCAGCGGGTGGTCTGTGGGGTCTCAGAGCAGACCACCTGTCAGGAAGTGGTCATAGCACTAGCCCAAGCAATAG GCCAGACAGGCCGCTTTGTGCTTGTCCAGCGTCTTAGGGAGAAGGAACGGCAACTGCTGCCACAGGAGTGTCCAGTGGGTGCCCAGGCTACCTGTGGACAGTTTGCCAGCGATGTTCAGTTTGTCCTGAGGCGGACAGGGCCCAGCCTATCTGGAAGGCCCTCCTCAGACAACTGTCCACCCCCGGAGCGATGCCCAGTTCGTGCCAGCCTCCCCCCAAAGCCACGGGCAACACCAGGCCATGAGCCTCGAAAAGCACTGACCTTCAGCCTGGGATGCCCCAGGCTGGCCCCCAGCCCCTTGCCCCCTGAGCCTGAAACCCCCATAGTACCAACACCAGGCTGCTTTGCAGACCTGCAGGGCCTGGAGCTCAGGGTGCAGAGGAATGCCGAGGAGCTGGGCCACGAGGCCTTCTGGGAGCAGGAGCTTCGGAGGGAACAAGCCCGGGAGCGAGAGGGACAGGCACGCCTGCAGGCTTTGAGTGAGGCTACTGCCGAGCATGCTGCCCGGCTGCAGGCCCTGGACGCTCAGGCCTGTGCCCTGGAAGCTGAGCTGCGGTTGGCCACTGAGGCCCCAGGGCCTCCTTCGGCCACAGCGTCTGCTACGGAGCGCCTGCGCCAGGACCTGGCCATCCAGGAACGGCAGAGTGTGGAGGTGCAGGGCAGCCTGGCTCTGGTGAGCCGGGCTCTGGAGGCTGCTGAGCATGCCCTGCAG GCCCAGGCTCAGGAGCTTGAGGAATTGAACCGGGAGCTCCGCCAGTGCAATCTGCAGCAATTCATCCAGCAGACGGGGGCTGCACTACCACCACCCCCACGGCTAGACAGAGTGCCCCCTGGCACACAG GACTTTCTGCCTCCAGCCAGAGAAGAGACCCTCCAGGGAGCCCCCCAGAACCGTGTCACAGTGCCCAGCCTGAGTCCTGAGGGTATGTCTGCCCCTTCCCACCTGTGGGATGGACCCTCCTTTGGCCTCAACCTTCTCAGCCCATGTCTTCCCTACAGTTTCCCCCATGTGGCAGAGCTCCTGGAGGTAGCAGCTTCTGCCCCACTGGGGCTTGCTGAGGACAGATGA
- the Rassf7 gene encoding ras association domain-containing protein 7 isoform X2: MVLELVAMELKVWVDGIQRVVCGVSEQTTCQEVVIALAQAIGQTGRFVLVQRLREKERQLLPQECPVGAQATCGQFASDVQFVLRRTGPSLSGRPSSDNCPPPERCPVRASLPPKPRATPGHEPRKALTFSLGCPRLAPSPLPPEPETPIVPTPGCFADLQGLELRVQRNAEELGHEAFWEQELRREQAREREGQARLQALSEATAEHAARLQALDAQACALEAELRLATEAPGPPSATASATERLRQDLAIQERQSVEVQGSLALVSRALEAAEHALQAQAQELEELNRELRQCNLQQFIQQTGAALPPPPRLDRVPPGTQDFLPPAREETLQGAPQNRVTVPSLSPEVSPMWQSSWR, encoded by the exons ATGGTCTTGGAGCTGGTGGCCATGGAACTGAAAGTATGGGTGGATGGCATCCAGCGGGTGGTCTGTGGGGTCTCAGAGCAGACCACCTGTCAGGAAGTGGTCATAGCACTAGCCCAAGCAATAG GCCAGACAGGCCGCTTTGTGCTTGTCCAGCGTCTTAGGGAGAAGGAACGGCAACTGCTGCCACAGGAGTGTCCAGTGGGTGCCCAGGCTACCTGTGGACAGTTTGCCAGCGATGTTCAGTTTGTCCTGAGGCGGACAGGGCCCAGCCTATCTGGAAGGCCCTCCTCAGACAACTGTCCACCCCCGGAGCGATGCCCAGTTCGTGCCAGCCTCCCCCCAAAGCCACGGGCAACACCAGGCCATGAGCCTCGAAAAGCACTGACCTTCAGCCTGGGATGCCCCAGGCTGGCCCCCAGCCCCTTGCCCCCTGAGCCTGAAACCCCCATAGTACCAACACCAGGCTGCTTTGCAGACCTGCAGGGCCTGGAGCTCAGGGTGCAGAGGAATGCCGAGGAGCTGGGCCACGAGGCCTTCTGGGAGCAGGAGCTTCGGAGGGAACAAGCCCGGGAGCGAGAGGGACAGGCACGCCTGCAGGCTTTGAGTGAGGCTACTGCCGAGCATGCTGCCCGGCTGCAGGCCCTGGACGCTCAGGCCTGTGCCCTGGAAGCTGAGCTGCGGTTGGCCACTGAGGCCCCAGGGCCTCCTTCGGCCACAGCGTCTGCTACGGAGCGCCTGCGCCAGGACCTGGCCATCCAGGAACGGCAGAGTGTGGAGGTGCAGGGCAGCCTGGCTCTGGTGAGCCGGGCTCTGGAGGCTGCTGAGCATGCCCTGCAG GCCCAGGCTCAGGAGCTTGAGGAATTGAACCGGGAGCTCCGCCAGTGCAATCTGCAGCAATTCATCCAGCAGACGGGGGCTGCACTACCACCACCCCCACGGCTAGACAGAGTGCCCCCTGGCACACAG GACTTTCTGCCTCCAGCCAGAGAAGAGACCCTCCAGGGAGCCCCCCAGAACCGTGTCACAGTGCCCAGCCTGAGTCCTGAGG TTTCCCCCATGTGGCAGAGCTCCTGGAGGTAG
- the Rassf7 gene encoding ras association domain-containing protein 7 isoform X3, whose product MVLELVAMELKVWVDGIQRVVCGVSEQTTCQEVVIALAQAIGQTGRFVLVQRLREKERQLLPQECPVGAQATCGQFASDVQFVLRRTGPSLSGRPSSDNCPPPERCPVRASLPPKPRATPGHEPRKALTFSLGCPRLAPSPLPPEPETPIVPTPGCFADLQGLELRVQRNAEELGHEAFWEQELRREQAREREGQARLQALSEATAEHAARLQALDAQACALEAELRLATEAPGPPSATASATERLRQDLAIQERQSVEVQGSLALVSRALEAAEHALQAQAQELEELNRELRQCNLQQFIQQTGAALPPPPRLDRVPPGTQPEKRPSREPPRTVSQCPA is encoded by the exons ATGGTCTTGGAGCTGGTGGCCATGGAACTGAAAGTATGGGTGGATGGCATCCAGCGGGTGGTCTGTGGGGTCTCAGAGCAGACCACCTGTCAGGAAGTGGTCATAGCACTAGCCCAAGCAATAG GCCAGACAGGCCGCTTTGTGCTTGTCCAGCGTCTTAGGGAGAAGGAACGGCAACTGCTGCCACAGGAGTGTCCAGTGGGTGCCCAGGCTACCTGTGGACAGTTTGCCAGCGATGTTCAGTTTGTCCTGAGGCGGACAGGGCCCAGCCTATCTGGAAGGCCCTCCTCAGACAACTGTCCACCCCCGGAGCGATGCCCAGTTCGTGCCAGCCTCCCCCCAAAGCCACGGGCAACACCAGGCCATGAGCCTCGAAAAGCACTGACCTTCAGCCTGGGATGCCCCAGGCTGGCCCCCAGCCCCTTGCCCCCTGAGCCTGAAACCCCCATAGTACCAACACCAGGCTGCTTTGCAGACCTGCAGGGCCTGGAGCTCAGGGTGCAGAGGAATGCCGAGGAGCTGGGCCACGAGGCCTTCTGGGAGCAGGAGCTTCGGAGGGAACAAGCCCGGGAGCGAGAGGGACAGGCACGCCTGCAGGCTTTGAGTGAGGCTACTGCCGAGCATGCTGCCCGGCTGCAGGCCCTGGACGCTCAGGCCTGTGCCCTGGAAGCTGAGCTGCGGTTGGCCACTGAGGCCCCAGGGCCTCCTTCGGCCACAGCGTCTGCTACGGAGCGCCTGCGCCAGGACCTGGCCATCCAGGAACGGCAGAGTGTGGAGGTGCAGGGCAGCCTGGCTCTGGTGAGCCGGGCTCTGGAGGCTGCTGAGCATGCCCTGCAG GCCCAGGCTCAGGAGCTTGAGGAATTGAACCGGGAGCTCCGCCAGTGCAATCTGCAGCAATTCATCCAGCAGACGGGGGCTGCACTACCACCACCCCCACGGCTAGACAGAGTGCCCCCTGGCACACAG CCAGAGAAGAGACCCTCCAGGGAGCCCCCCAGAACCGTGTCACAGTGCCCAGCCTGA
- the Lmntd2 gene encoding LOW QUALITY PROTEIN: lamin tail domain-containing protein 2 (The sequence of the model RefSeq protein was modified relative to this genomic sequence to represent the inferred CDS: deleted 3 bases in 2 codons) produces MAPKSFQESEEEQVPLAPAGGEPTSHDLGSPVGTPKDAKPQCTPVWQGHWNCRLAPESLDPRTLRLLWEQRELEIQALRWAIQNGQNARQCHILQEVAGIPPERSSCSQDKFLQNQVQKLTLELKAQKEQAQLVRGGIRELGWALAGTQGLVLGGGVEGGSSLAGSSEQEKEQLENRLTQTLHTLQQLEAELQTFQKSCLLQLACSSWVDHIVRSQTGSVEVVTAETLMDPSDLSDNDQAPSAGEGFRLEDVDWNSIAHWYPSLFTSINFNSQQKGLQSHPSPPLDTWDSDSPGKHRKKPGKRLQWRSLPWVATSSSGYAGSDSSSCQLVLHSQVQKVTEYPPQVTGLTSAEQIQTCSRSFSKDTEGRVGQDSLLPFCNPIFRSFSPLESNIRTGTAPLPRTLHLLQGWPALQGTSPLDPPCGASIPKELLSLDLQKIHKHPPSKTALEPQTDPGQRYPGHQLSCCLKIAAVNRREKFIRILNQSSEQTVDLGGFVLQQVVRSFPVCMYRFPPSTLLPPGHHITVWGEGTSSTKKQRRPVSLRQDPFHIHFSQGCVTLLLNPEGQVLSEYQSPHRVTPASKTYADNTDWSIDRFPLSETRPGANAKEQPRQPQPPRKGRAREARAGRRKWGGHYKFLDLAPAKPVPHTLARTAPTFLSPTSSGTTALPSTPQHQAGSRPELFKMPLSPSTFPGAVPARNTSRRRAVALMTPHPVRTRGILQRQSTRKPFHPGEVPAQPEGAKTEKPQLLPAIPEAGLCLEDCPARRECKVRVCRKTVDRSCPMVALSVQNTAESRFGFRFLSCPPITVDVSRRA; encoded by the exons ATGGCCCCCAAGTCTTTCCAGGAGTCTGAAGAGGAGCAGGTGCCCCTGGCCCCAGCAGGTGGAGAGCCAACCAGCCATGACTTGGGGTCTCCCGTTGGCACACCTAAGGACGCCAAGCCCCAGTGTACACCAGTG TGGCAGGGGCATTGGAATTGCAGGTTGGCCCCTGAGTCCCTTGATCCCCGCACCCTGCGTCTGCTGTGGGAACAGAGAGAACTGGAGATCCAGGCATTACGGTGGGCCATCCAGAATGGTCAGAATGCCCGGCAGTGCCACATCCTGCAGGAGGTGGCAGGGATTCCCCCAGAGAG GAGCTCCTGCAGTCAGGATAAGTTCCTGCAGAACCAGGTCCAGAAGCTGACCCTGGAGCTGAAAGCACAGAAGGAACAAGCCCAGCTGGTGAGGGGTGGGATCAGGGAGCTGGGCTGGGCCTTGGCAGGTACACAGGGGCTGGTTTTGGGGGGCGGAGTTGAAGGAGGCTCTTCATTGGCTGGTTCCTCTGAGCAGGAGAAGGAGCAGTTGGAGAATCGGCTGACACAGACCCTTCACACGCTGCAGCAGCTGGAGGCTGAGCTGCAGACCTTCCAAAAGTCATGCCTCCTGCAACTGGCCTGCTCCTCTTGGGTGGACCACATAGTGCGGTCACAGACTGGCAGTGTGGAG GTGGTCACTGCAGAGACTCTAATGGACCCCAGCGACTTATCTGATAATGATCAGGCTCCCTCTGCTGGGGAG GGTTTCCGGCTGGAGGATGTGGATTGGAACAGCATTGCCCACTGGTATCCCAGTCTCTTCACCAGCATCAATTTCAACTCCCAGCAAAA GGGGCTCCAGTCTCATCCTTCCCCACCATTGGACACATGGGACTCGGATTCCCCTGGCAAGCATCGGAAGAAGCCTGGCAAGAGGCTGCAGTGGAGGTCCCTGCCCTGGGTGGCCACCAGCAGTTCGGGGTATGCTGGCTCTGACTCCAGCAGCTGCCAGCTGGTCCTACACTCTCAAGTGCAAAAGGTGACAGAGTACCCGCCACAGGTGACAGGCTTGACTTCTGCCGAGCAGATCCAGACATGCTCTAGGAGCTTCAGCAAAGACACAGAAGGTCGAGTGGGGCAGGATTCCCTGTTACCCTTCTGCAACCCTATCTTCAGGTCCTTTAGTCCCCTCGAGTCCAACATCAGAAC TGGCACTGCTCCCCTCCCACGTACACTCCACTTGCTGCAGGGCTGGCCTGCCTTGCAGGGGACATCCCCATTGGACCCTCCATGTGGGGCCTCCATCCCCAAAGAGCTCCTTTCTCTAGATCTCCAGAAAATCCACAAACACCCTCCCAGCAAGACGGCTCTGGAGCCCCAGACAGACCCTGGCCAACGGTATCCAGGGCACCAGTTGAG CTGCTGCCTGAAGATCGCGGCAGTGAACCGCCGGGAGAAGTTCATCCGCATCCTCAACCAGTCTTCGGAGCAGACGGTCGACCTGGGCGGTTTCGTGCTGCAGCAGGTCGTGCGCAGCTTCCCGGTGTGCATGTACCGCTTCCCGCCTAGCACCCTGCTCCCGCCGGGGCACCACATCACG GTGTGGGGCGAGGGAACCAGCAGCACCAAAAAGCAGCGGCGGCCGGTGTCCTTGCGCCAGGACCCCTTCCACATCCACTTCAGCCAGGGCTGTGTGACGCTGCTCCTGAACCCTGAGGGCCAA GTACTCAGTGAGTACCAAAGTCCACATCGTGTGACCCCTGCCTCCAAGACATATGCTGACAACACCGACTGGTCCATTGACCGTTTCCCGCTCTCAGAGACCCGGCCTGGAGCGAACGCCAAGGAGCAGCCGCGCCAGCCTCAACCGCCACGCAAGGGCCGAGCGCGGGAGGCCAGAGCTGGACGCCGAAAG TGGGGTGGGCACTACAAGTTCCTGGATCTCGCCCCAGCAAAACCCGTCCCCCATACCCTCGCCAGGACCGCTCCCACCTTCCTAAGCCCTACCTCCAGCGGGACCACAGCCCTGCCCAGTACTCCTCAGCATCAGGCCGGCTCGCGCCCCGAATTGTTCAAGATGCCCCTCAGCCCCTCCACGTTCCCAGGCGCCGTCCCTGCCAGGAACACCTCTCGCAGGCGCGCTGTGGCCCTCATGACCCCTCACCCCGTCAGGACGCGGGGCATCTTGCAGCGCCAAAGCACCCGCAAGCCTTTCCACCCCGGAGAGGTTCCAGCGCAGCCGGAAGGCGCCAAGACCGAGAAGCCGCAGCTCCTGCCTGCCATTCCGG AGGCTGGGCTGTGCCTTGAGGACTGCCCCGCAAGGAGGGAGTGCAAAGTCCGG GTGTGCCGGAAAACCGTGGACCGAAGCTGCCCCATGGTGGCCCTGTCAGTGCAGAACACAGCGGAGAGCAGATTCGGCTTCCGCTTTCTCAGCTGCCCACCCATCACCGTGGATGTGTCCCGGCGGGCGTAA